From Nicotiana tabacum cultivar K326 chromosome 15, ASM71507v2, whole genome shotgun sequence, the proteins below share one genomic window:
- the LOC142169857 gene encoding putative aspartic protease At2g35615, with protein MVELFLVALLLFQNCVITPGSASHHERLVIKIIHYDYVNSLFYDPKLTLEDRVKRMNQRSEARISDLMNVSNNLKEDAVDVRIYPAYTSQFLVPLKIGTPLVPQILTMDTGSVLLWVHCGYTIGGEASPAPLYHNAHSSSYELRRCVL; from the coding sequence ATGGTGGAATTGTTTCTTGTAGCATTACTATTGTTCCAAAATTGTGTAATCACACCTGGTTCTGCATCCCATCATGAGAGGCTAGTTATAAAAATTATTCACTATGATTATGTCAACTCGCTTTTCTACGACCCAAAACTGACACTTGAAGATCGCGTCAAAAGAATGAATCAAAGATCAGAGGCTCGTATTTCAGATCTAATGAATGTCTCAAATAATCTGAAAGAAGATGCGGTTGATGTTCGGATTTACCCAGCATATACCTCTCAGTTTCTTGTTCCATTAAAAATTGGTACACCTCTTGTGCCCCAAATTCTTACCATGGACACTGGGAGTGTATTACTTTGGGTTCATTGTGGCTATACCATTGGTGGTGAAGCCTCACCAGCTCCATTATACCACAATGCACATTCTTCATCATATGAATTAAGAAGATGCGTATTGTGA
- the LOC142169858 gene encoding aspartic proteinase nepenthesin-1-like encodes MTLRGRCGRISRRCEYFVNYATGKTKGHLASEVMSFKSINDTEVTIKHLIFGCSIYSDGADSVSGILGFGQTAVSLISQQNYTGFSYCIGDITYVDYDSNALILGGKPIMEGASTPMFMVIGKYFITLEKISVGDKFLDIDPSIFKRIDHQGGMLVDTGATASYLPEIAYKKLKEEIKTVIGTTLE; translated from the coding sequence ATGACTCTTAGAGGAAGATGTGGAAGAATCTCAAGGAGATGTGAGTATTTTGTAAACTATGCAACAGGTAAGACTAAAGGACATCTTGCTTCTGAAGTTATGTCATTTAAGTCAATCAATGACACTGAAGTGACTATCAAGCATCTTATTTTTGGATGCTCAATCTATTCTGATGGTGCAGATAGTGTTAGTGGAATCCTTGGGTTTGGACAAACAGCTGTGTCTTTGATTTCACAACAAAATTATACTGGATTCTCATATTGTATCGGTGATATAACCTATGTAGATTATGATTCAAATGCATTAATTCTCGGAGGCAAGCCTATAATGGAAGGAGCGTCCACTCCCATGTTTATGGTTATAGGCAAATACTTCATAACTTTAGAAAAAATCAGTGTCGGGGACAAGTTTCTTGACATTGATCCAAGCATATTCAAGAGAATCGATCACCAAGGCGGAATGCTTGTTGATACCGGGGCCACTGCTAGTTATTTGCCTGAGATAGCATACAAGAAACTGAAGGAGGAAATTAAAACTGTAATTGGTACGACGTTGGAATAA